In the genome of Triticum urartu cultivar G1812 chromosome 5, Tu2.1, whole genome shotgun sequence, one region contains:
- the LOC125508997 gene encoding protein ENHANCED DOWNY MILDEW 2-like — MMMMSDDDDDSDPQFNVVADYFFVDAEKNPICLSALPIRFEQGTDEATQCKQNIFLRGVADSGITVYTHVVAWKLGLEGKQPLIAVLSVEGSWINLAKPRNSYEEEFRTIFITVRMLHFLRRKPEEPEKNMWSHLRKVFDKFDLRPSKDDFRNHRSLLKLFAEKDLNLAKSQVLRAFIEEGSKTQISEVESDNIEMKQSFIASDEEIEDMVSDGNSESDEEEDDLFDFTCAICDNGGDLLGCDGPCMRSFHAKIGTGEDSYCDTLGFTEAEVEAMKTFLCKNCEYKQHQCFICGVLEPSDGPTAKVFLCNNATCGYFYHPKCVARKLHPNNKVEALEKENKIIGGSSFTCPIHWCFHCKGLEDRSQEQLQFAVCRRCPKSYHRKCLPREIPFEDSDEDIVTRAWDLSKRILIYCLDHEIDSDIETPVRNHIKFPGIPKIVKPADYLKRKNKVLINKRKRDFDESFPDQPSIKAAKLPVKVRVQEEHARKFAVKSSSEQFVDKPEKKKPKVKDTSASSSRPANEQEKYLATSSLSTMGSLPQSSFPRVDSETEKRVIALVEKEGSSLTLKDISSRCLVPSTHVYAGRQTDKIVATGKLERSVQAVGAALKALGNGGNVNEAKAVCEPQVLKQLTKWHTRLRVYISPFIYGSRYSSFGRHFTKVDKLVEIVDKLHWYVEPGDTIVDFCCGANDFSRLMKEKLDEVDKKCYFKNYDLIQPQNSFCFERRDWMTVQPDELPGGSRLIMGLNPPFGVKAALANKFIDKALSFKPKLVILIVPKETKRLDQKKTPYDLVWEDSNCLAGKSFYLPGSLDVNDKIVQGWNASAPPLYLWSRSDWTKKHKEVAKMHNHTSVGKITRRVEQGNLSDDGPAKKEAESSDVLNSRSGKEKENIGNTSCHPREVNLSDNVPARRKAEPKSKQNARSGKAKETREKATCDFREDSPSGKAEERRHKAACSVGEVSPSDDHLVKKQDRLGEEKAARKANFTVKKQARPREEKEANLSGNHPLKKQAEATSQQISRPGKQNSRDGSKSSDDRSRKRIPDEADSLPPEKQVEVAYEETRAIPSKRGMHHGQSNGTNARVKESKGSSDMSMPSSLENSTAHHRSRSNSPFIPTEQPSGYTTAHRDSNMKYHVKEPRVSTFNSATTYQGSYLANSDGCKDAIGERNDPTFYTGADDRSSAYNSSIEEMTKRYAPGRAGDACSPQGQGNGGSFSRRQDDHLQTSLYSLGSSGARYDQIGSSGARYDQIVSSGARYDPRSLTSPSYGLLSTTPRSSVIDKYSPGFSGSSGSGPSVMDSYAPGYLGANAPGRSLVMDRYAPPLDETNYAMRGVHDVPGYGRDMPPQYPYRGPDPSGRGPPHI; from the exons ATGATGATGATGTCCGACGACGACGATGACTCGGACCCGCAGTTCAATGTGGTGGCGGATTACTTCTTCGTCGATGCGGAGAAGAACCCCATCTGTCTCTCAGCCTTGCCGATTCGGTTCGAGCAAGGCACGGATGAGGCCACTCAATGCAAACAGAACATCTTCTTGCGGGGAGTCGCTGACTCTGGCATCACAGTTTACACGCATGTGGTTGCCTGGAAGCTGGGGCTTGAAGGCAAGCAGCCCCTGATCGCCGTGCTGTCCGTGGAAGGCAGCTGGATAAATCTCGCCAAGCCCAGGAACAGCTACGAAGAAGAGTTCCGAACAATTTTCATCACAGTGCGGATGCTTCACTTCCTCAGAAGAAAACCTGAGGAGCCTGAGAAGAACATGTGGAGTCATCTTCGCAAAGTTTTTGA CAAGTTTGACCTTAGACCCTCCAAGGACGATTTCAGGAACCACCGTTCCCTATTGAAGCTGTTTGCTGAGAAAGATTTGAACTTAGCAAAATCACAG GTTTTGCGAGCATTTATTGAAGAAGGATCTAAGACGCAAATTAGCGAG GTTGAGTCAGATAATATTGAAATGAAGCAGTCATTTATTGCCTCTGATGAGGAGATAGAGGATATGGTTTCTGATGGAAATTCTGAATCTGATGAAGAGGAGGATGATTTGTTTGATTTTACTTGTGCCATATGTGACAATGGAGGAGACTTGTTAGG GTGTGATGGCCCATGTATGAGGTCCTTCCATGCCAAAATAGGCACAGGCGAAGATTCGTATTGTGATACCCTTGGGTTCACTGAGGCAGAAGTTGAG GCAATGAAAACTTTTCTGTGCAAGAACTGTGAGTATAAGCAACACCAGTGCTTTATTTGTGGAGTATTAGAGCCTTCGGATGGACCAACTGCTAAG GTGTTTCTTTGTAACAATGCTACATGTGGGTACTTTTACCACCCCAAATGTGTTGCAAGAAAACTTCATCCTAACAACAAGGTTGAAGCCTTAGAAAAGGAGAACAAGATAATAGGTGGATCTTCATTTACGTGCCCCATTCATTGGTGTTTTCACTGTAAAGGCTTGGAGGATAGATCACAAGAACAATTGCAGTTTGCTGTTTGCAGACGCTGTCCAAAGTCATATCATAGAAAATGTTTGCCAAG AGAAATACCCTTTGAAGATAGCGACGAGGACATTGTTACACGAGCCTGGGACCTTTCAAAAAGAATTTTGATCTACTGTTT GGACCATGAGATAGATAGTGACATTGAGACACCTGTCAGGAATCATATAAAGTTTCCTGGTATTCCAAAAATTGTAAAACCAGCAGATTACCTAAAGAGAAAAAACAAGGTGTTGATTAACAAGAGAAAGAGAGATTTTGATGAATCATTTCCTGACCAACCTTCAATTAAAGCTGCAAAGCTGCCAGTCAAGGTTCGGGTGCAAGAAGAACATGCCAGAAAATTTGCTGTGAAGAGTTCATCGGAGCAATTTGTTGACAAGCCTGAGAAGAAAAAACCAAAGGTCAAAGATACTTCTGCAAGCAGTTCAAGACCTGCAAATGAGCAGGAAAAATACTTGGCAACTTCATCCTTATCTACTATGGGGAGCTTGCCCCAGAGTTCATTTCCTAGGGTGGACAGTGAAACAGAGAAGAG GGTAATTGCTTTGGTAGAGAAAGAAGGCTCTTCCTTGACACTAAAAGATATATCAAGCAGGTGCCTTGTGCCCTCAACTCATGTATACGCTGGCAGGCAAACTGATAAGATTGTTGCGACGGGCAAGCTTGAGCGTTCTGTTCAG GCTGTAGGAGCAGCTCTAAAAGCGCTTGGTAATGGAGGTAATGTTAATGAGGCGAAAGCAGTGTGTGAACCTCAAGTTTTGAAGCAGCTAACAAAGTGGCAT ACTAGGCTCAGAGTATATATTTCACCTTTCATTTATGGATCACGCTACAGTTCTTTTGGTCGACATTTCACAAAGGTGGACAAGCTTGTTGAG ATTGTTGATAAACTTCATTGGTATGTGGAACCTGGTGATACG ATAGTGGATTTCTGCTGTGGCGCAAATGATTTCAGTCGATTGATGAAAGAAAAACTTGATGAAGTTGACAAGAAGTGTTATTTCAAGAATTATGATCTTATCCAACCACAG AATAGCTTTTGCTTTGAAAGGAGGGATTGGATGACTGTGCAGCCAGACGAACTGCCTGGCGGAAGCCGACTG ATAATGGGGCTTAATCCTCCTTTTGGAGTCAAAGCAGCTCTGGCGAACAAATTTATCGacaaagcattgtcttttaagcCCAAGCTTGTTATACTAATTGTCCCAAAAGAAACTAAAAG GTTAGATCAAAAGAAGACACCTTATGATTTGGTTTGGGAGGATAGTAACTGTCTTGCTGGGAAG TCGTTTTATTTGCCTGGTTCTCTCGATGTGAATGACAAAATAGTTCAAGGGTGGAATGCATCTGCACCACCCCTCTATTTGTGGAGTCGTTCTGATTGGACAAAAAAGCATAAGGAAGTAGCCAAGATGCATAATCACACAAGTGTGGGGAAAATCACTCGCCGTGTTGAACAGGGTAATTTGTCAGATGACGGCCCTGCGAAGAAAGAAGCTGAATCTTCTGATGTGCTTAATTCAAGATCAGGGAAAGAAAAGGAGAATATAGGAAATACCTCATGCCACCCAAGAGAGGTCAATCTATCAGATAATGTACCTGCACGGAGAAAAGCTGAACCTAAGAGTAAACAAAATGCTAGATCAGGAAAAGCTAAAGAGACTAGAGAGAAGGCTACATGTGATTTCAGAGAGGATAGTCCATCAGGAAAAGCAGAAGAGAGAAGGCATAAGGCGGCATGCTCTGTCGGAGAGGTTAGTCCATCAGATGACCACCTTGTGAAGAAACAAGATAGACTTGGAGAAGAGAAAGCAGCCAGAAAGGCCAACTTCACGGTGAAGAAGCAAGCTAGgcccagagaagaaaaagaagctaATCTATCAGGTAACCACCCCCTGAAGAAACAAGCTGAAGCTACCTCTCAACAAATTTCCCGACCAGGGAAACAGAATAGCAGGGATGGAAGCAAGAGCTCTGATGACAGGAGCAGGAAAAGGATCCCTGACGAGGCAGACAGCCTGCCTCCAGAAAAGCAAGTGGAAGTTGCCTATGAGGAGACAAGAGCTATTCCAAGTAAAAGGGGTATGCACCATGGACAGAGCAATGGAACTAATGCTCGTGTAAAGGAATCGAAAGGGAGTTCAGACATGAGTATGCCATCATCCCTTGAAAACAGCACTGCTCATCACAGATCCAGAAGCAATTCCCCATTTATACCAACTGAACAACCCTCTGGTTATACGACAGCGCACCGCGATAGTAATATGAAGTATCATGTGAAAGAACCTCGCGTCTCTACATTCAACAGCGCTACTACTTATCAGGGAAGTTATTTGGCAAACAGTGATGGGTGCAAGGATGCAATTGGAGAGAGGAATGACCCCACTTTTTACACGGGTGCTGATGATAGGTCAAGTGCGTACAACTCTAGCATTGAAGAGATGACCAAAAGGTATGCCCCTGGCCGAGCTGGGGACGCGTGCAGTCCGCAAGGTCAGGGAAATGGTGGCAGCTTCTCCAGGAGGCAGGATGATCACCTTCAGACCAGTCTTTACTCCCTTGGTTCTTCAGGTGCTAGATATGACCAGATTGGTTCTTCAGGTGCTAGATATGACCAGATTGTTTCTTCAGGTGCAAGATATGACCCGCGATCTTTAACTTCGCCGTCTTATGGGCTATTGAGTACAACTCCACGGAGCTCAGTCATAGACAAGTACAGTCCAGGGTTCTCGGGTTCAAGTGGATCTGGACCGTCAGTCATGGACAGCTACGCTCCTGGTTACTTGGGTGCAAATGCACCAGGAAGAAGCTTGGTAATGGACAGATATGCTCCACCCCTCGATGAAACGAACTACGCAATGCGAGGTGTTCATGATGTGCCTGGATATGGAAGGGACATGCCTCCACAGTACCCCTACAGAGGGCCAGATCCTTCTGGCAGAGGGCCGCCTCATATTTGA